GGAGAAGAACTGTCCAGGGGGCCTGGGGAAGGAGTTAGGTTCCCCAGACACTAGACTCTGCCCCTGTCAGGGCCACCTCAAAGTGGACTCCTGAGTCCGGAGGCCAGAGATCCAAGTTTGAATCTGCATAtgctgtgtgacctgggtcagttccttcccctctctgctcctccattCTCCTATCTGAGGGGCTCACCCTCTTTGTCCAGGATTTCTCATTTTAGCCCCAGTGGAATTCCTGGAGGTGAGTGTGGAGGTCAGCCCTGGGGGCTTCCTAAAGGGGGTCCTTCTGATCTCcatcccaccccctgccctcggCCTGGCACTGAGGAAGTTGTAGGAGCTTTCTCTGCTGGAAGGGACTAGAAGAAGACGTACTTGCCACTGGCATAGGCATAGGCCCCTGGCCAAAGATTGGAGCGCACGACGGCCACGGAGTACTGTGGGCAAAGACTGCAGGACAGGCGGGCGGTCCAGGGTGACATGTGCATGATTTCTGCAGGAGGGTGGAGAGCACCAGGGAGGTCAGAACTCCCCGAAGCCCTACACAGCCCCCTggaggggagacagaaagaggggagagagcaaaggaggaggacagggaaggGCATGAAGGGAACTGTGGCCGGCTCCAGATCACTTTCTTGCTGTGTGGCCCCAGGAAGCCCCCgcacctgtctgagcctcagtgacCACACCCAAGAAGTGGGTATCCTTCCCTTACCTGCCTTGCAGGAGCTCCTGTGATCTCCCTTCCAGGTTGGCCATTGGTTGGGACCAGGGTGCAGAGGGCACGGCACAGGCCCTAGGCTCCCGGGAATCTGGGTTCAAAATTTGCAGTCTGTCCACTCACCCACTCtcagcctctccttcccccatcctccagGTGCCTGAGGCTCTGACCTCAGGAAATTCCTATCCAGGCTTCTGAAATCCAGCTCAGGTCCTGCCTCCTTGGGGGAAAGGCTTTCTGACTCTCTCTCCCCAAACCCACATGGGTTTGATAAGAAAGATCTTATCCCTCCATCCAGGACATTGACTTTGCCTGACACGGCTCACAAGACGGACGTGTCCCTATAACCCCAAGAGAGAGGAGCTGTCACCAGGCCCATGCTCTAGAGGAGGGaacaactgaggctcagagagttgcCCCTAGCAGTtttgctgtcccccccccccccccgctttccCCCCGGGCCCCTCCTGGTCAGGTGGGCTGGCGTGAGTGAGATGAAGAGGGTGAAGAGGATGGTTACCTGCATCTTCTGAGAGCGGGGTCAGCAGTGGCGGCCCAACCTCCTGCTCCACCTCCTCCATGCCCTCgtctgccttctcttcctcctcccccagctcctcttcctcttccatcttcTGCAAAGGGTTCACCCAAGTGCAGCGGCcctgaggaggggggaggggggaggtcagTCGGCACCCCTGGTGGGCAGAGCCTGGCCTGCACTCTGGGAGGAGGTGAGGCGCCAGGAGGGACATTGGGCCCTGGCCCTGTCCTCAGGGACCAGGTATGGCCAGGAGGACAGGGTTAGTCACACaggtcgggggaggggggagaggctgagagagcTCTAGGGGTGAGGTGGAGAttcctgccacctgccagctgtgtggtTCCCATCTGTGcagtcattcattaatttattgtacatttaatgagcacctactatatacaGGTAGGTGCTAGGGGATCCATCCTTGAGAGAAGagacactgcccccccccaatcTCTGCCCTGTGGGGCTGACATTCACCAGCCCAGATGATCCTCTGTTCATCCTCTGTtcactcatctgtgaaatgggggtgtTATTGGGGCCTCTCTCATGGGACTGCTCCTGGGTTCCCGGAGGCACTGGAGGGCTGAtaggtgtttgttgaatgaatgaaccaaagtACAGCATAGAGCCTACTTCGGTGGCCTCAACTATGAAATGGGAATGAATGACAGTTAACGACCTCAAAAGGAGTTATTTGGATTCAATAAAACATTGCAGGGGTCCataaaagtttgttgaatgaatgaatgaatgaatgaatgaaaagttcctagcacacagcaggtgtttcCTTGcacgagtgaatgaatgaacataaaGACCGATATTTCGAGCATTCAAGAAAGGCAGGTCCTCAGTCTCTTACCCACAATTCCCAAACCTGAAAAGCTGCGAAAACCAGAAGTTGCTCTCTTGCGTCATTTGGCAGCAAGCCGGACTATTCAGTTTTGCAGCAGAAATAAAGTCCTGGAGGAcggctgcagccccagccccccgCTTGAGGTGCTGCATGGTATCTGACACGTGCGCGGTCGGGCAGAGAGTCCCCTGGTTCTGCcgcgggtgggggagggaagaggctggaGCCCCCGGGCCTCACCTGCGGCAGGATGTGCTGCGTGTGATGCACCCAGTTGGCCATGGAGTCCACCAGCTCGAGCACCGGGATGCCCTCAAAGTCGGGGTTCTCCTCGTACGAGTCGCGCCCCGCgccgccctcctcctcctcgtcgcCCTCCTCCTCGCCGAACTGGTAGAAGCCAAGCGGGCTGATGTGCGTGGCCGCCGAGATGCGGGCAATCTGGGCGCGCAGGTAGTTGGCCTCGTTGCCCGGGAAGGGCGGGAAGCTGATGACCGGCGCGTCCAGGTAGCCGGTGAAGTACTTCTTGATCTTGCGGGCCTGCACGATCTGGACGGGCGTGACGTGCGGCAGCCGCGTCCACGGCCGGCCGGGCTCGTTGCACACGAAGTACAGGTACTTGTTGGTACCCGAGCGGCTCTCCTCCTTGGGGATGACGGGCGGGGCCTTCCACATGGGCTTGGGGATAATGTCGGTGACCTTCTCCTCGTCCTCCTCGCCCTCCTCCTCGCCGTGGGCCTCCAGGCCCTCGCCGCCCTCCATCatctcctccatctcctcctcctccccttcctcctcgcCCTCCCGGAACTCCACCTCAGCCACCAGGTAGCTGCGGCTGAGCCCCAGGATCTTGCCCCAGAAGCGGCAGGTGTGGATGGGCTGTTGTTCCACCAGCTGCTTCAGGGCCATGAAGATGCGGAAACTCTCGTCTGAGCTCAGGCCCACGCCAGCCTGCTCGAAGTAGAAGGCGGTCTCCATGATGTTGGGCACGGCTGTCTCAGCCTgcagagggtggggtggagggcagagggaagaaggctGAAGCCCTGATCCCTAGTTTGACTCTTCTAAAATCCAGACAAGTGAACTACTCTGTAACCCAGCTGCTCATGAGACCACTGCTGGACAGTGAGAAGTAGGGGCAAGTCCTTGGGGGAGGATGTCccttataggaaaagaaaaggcaaaacaacaacaacaacaacaaagcactAGGGAGAAAATCCGTTCCTCCTTcatccttccctcttctttctgcctggaatggGATGTGAGATCTGGAGGCACAGCAGCTATTTTGGAACCATGAGGCAACATGGGAGACAAACTCCCATACCCTAATGATGGTAGAGATGAAAGGTGGAAACTCTCTGTCCCCAGTGGCATCACTGAGCTGCCTTACCTCCCTGGCCTTCTTGTTCTATGGGACAAAGAAGCCACTTTCAGTcatgttttctgttacttgcagccaaatgCACCCCTAACAGATACCCCAAATCATATAGCAAATTAAGGGAAGAGGCAGGTCTTGAGCCCAGGAATCAGTGATGTTGGAGGATGGTGGTGATAAGTCTTGCCCTCACTGCCTTCTCCTTCACCATCTGCTTTGTTcagggagacagagggggagagacagagagaagggggtgggggcagaaaggGAGTGAGAACAAGTAAGTCGAGGGCTGGGACTAGAATACAGTGAGGTTTGGGCCCAGACACCTCCACAACCACATGGCCCCAAGGCTGAACCCAATACTTTTTCATTTAGTTGGTTCAGAAATCCTTATTAAAGACCCAGTgggaggggcgactgggtggcttagtcagttgagcatctgaatcttgatttcagcttgggtcacgatctcagggtcctgggatccagccccacatggggctccatgctcagctcggagtctgtttgtccctctccctctgcccctccccccatgcactctctctcaaacaaataaaatctttttaaaaaaataaaaagataaagaccaGTGGGTGCCAGTCCCAGGCTAGGACAGGCACTGAGATATATCAGAGAACAAAACACACGAGGTCCTTCCTCATGAGATCAGCCCTTGACCTGCCCTTGGCCAACCTGACTGGTCCAGGGAAACACATTGCCCAAACCAGGGAGAGCACATGCACTCTTGCCAGAATTTGAAATCAGAATGGAGAGAGAGGGGGTATGGTAGGTAGAATAACGATTTCCCCAAAGTGGTCCGGGTCCCAACCCCTGGACCTGCAACTATGTTATCTTACATGGCAAACATGActtgcaggtgtgattaaattaaggatcctGAGATAGGGACGTCCTGGATGATCTGTGTTGGCCCAGAATAATCACAAGTGTCTTGATAAGTGAAAGAGGAAGACGGGACGGTTAGAGAggatgtgatgatggaagcagaaATCAGAGTCAGAGACCGAAGGTGCCGCGCTCCTGGCTTTGAAGCTTGAGGAAGACCCAGGAGGAAGGAATGTGTgctgcttctagaagctggaaaagactgGGAGATGGTTTCTCTTCAAGAGCCTCCATTAGTAGAGCAACCCTGCCGACCTTGAATTTAGCCTTGGTGAGACCCAACCCGAAGTGGGCTTCtgccctccagaactgtaaggTGAAACGTTGTGTTGTCCTAAGCCGCTAAGTTTGTTAGAGCAGCAATAAGAAACGAATATGGGTCCACCTTGAGCGCGTGGCTGAAGGTGAAACAGGCTAAGTGTGGGAACCACACGGCGGATGAATGAAACTTTGTGTCCACACTTcaccttttataaggacactagtcctatTGGACTAGGGGTTCACCCTATTCCAGAATGACCCCATCTTAACTAATTACCTCTGCGGTGACCCTACTTCCAGATAAGGTCGCATTCTGAAGCACCTGCGTGAGGGATACTTCACCCTTCCTAAGAATTTTTGGAGGACGCAATTCAACCCCTAACAGATGGTTGGTATCAGGATGGGATGCTTCAATTTGGTGACAAGTGTACTGAGgtttttcctgaaaatttatATACTGCAGTCTCATTTTTGTAAAAGCTCCATTTGTGATTCGTGGTAAGAGGAACAATTTATTGCATCTTCTCCCTAGGCCTGCTGGACATAGGCACACTGTTGTCCTCAAGTGTTTGAAGTCCCTTCCCAAAGAGGAAGgctacacccccacccccattgcaCTCAGGAGGGGCCCTGTCACTTGCTCCGACTACTTGAAACAGCAGGGGCAAGGACACATGTCACAGCCAGGCAGAAGCTGTAGGAACCAATGTGGGGTCTGctatgctctctttctcctcctccgcAATGGTGGAAGCCTGTGGCACAGTGTCACCTCCACCGCCCTGGGTTCTCAAGCAGCTGATGAGCAAAAGCCTCTGAACTCTGGCTGGGCAGGCGATGTGAGCGAGAAATAAGCTGGGTGCTTTGAAGCCACTGAGATCGCTGTGCTGTTTGTGATCTCAGCTCCATGTGGCACACCCCAACATTCTAGAGTAGGAGAATcgtcatttgttgtttttttttaaagatttcatttatttatttgacggagagaagAGCACAAGcgggcagagcggcaggcagagggagagggagaggcagactccctgctgagcagggagcccaatgggggctcgatcccaggaccctgagatcatgacctgagcagaaggcagacacttaaccgactgagccacccaggcacccctaaagatttatttatttattttagagagagggagcaggagcaggagggacagagggagagggagagagaaccttaagcagactctgtgttgagcacgGAGTCCcaggctcagtcccatgaccatgagatcgtgacctgagccaaaagcaagagtcaacacttaaccgactgcaccacccaggggccccgagtttatttatttttttcgtAATCTCTAccctcaacgtggggcttaaactcacagccctgagatcaagttGCAAGCTCCTccgagtgagccagccaggcaccccaccaatttttttaaaaaggggagacACACGAAGAAAAGGTCCCTTCCTCCCTTTTGGGGGGCCCTGGTGTGAGGATATGATGTCTGAGGCTGCAGCAACCATTCTTTGAACATCAAGTGATGAGCTCAAGGACCAAACAtagagcagaggggagaaaagagCCAGATTCTTCCTGATCTCACAGAGAAGATGCCCCAACTCTGCCCACTCTTGGCCAAGTGAAGTAATTACACATTTGGTGAAATGCTTGGTCCACTGTAATTAAGCATTGCAGCCAGGAGCAAGCCTTACTGACTGCATTGGCCAGAGACGGGATTTATACCCAGGCTTCTAGGATGCTGAAAACTGTTCTCTTGGTGTAGAAACAGGGAGGAGGATTGCGAATGGGGGAGAAGACAGCCCTCAGTGCCCCTTCCCGGGGTAGCCACCTTGTCAGCTGTGGATGCTTGCGCCTGAATCTCAGATGGGAGAAAAACTTCTATCTTGTTTTAAGCACTTGTCACCCAAGCAACATTATCTATTTCCTGCCTTAATGTGATCTATGCTCTCAAACAAGTACAGTAAATTGTTAGTTTTTGGAATGTGATGCAGTAATACTAAAGttagtctgaaattattttttaaaggtattatttctttattttgagagagcgagcgacaGAACGAGCAGCAGgctgggccagagggagagagagaatcccaagcagactccacgctgagcacaccCCAAGTTAGTCTGAAATTATAAATGCAAGAACAGTCAGCCTCTGTTATGAAACAGAGGCCTAGCGCCGGGAGCCTTATGCCACCAAATAGCCAAACCTGCTTTGCGGCGGCTGTACACAGCAGGGAGGACAGTTCTAAAGCAGAAAGACGTCTACACAGTGAAGGTGAAGAATAGAGAATCCACAAAAGGGTCGAGTCCATATAGGTGTAAATAAATCATAGAGATAGCATTTCAAAGGAGGGCGTAAGGAAAGCATGCATTTCCCCACAAAGGCTGTTGGGGATCATGGCTAGCAacttagaagaaatagaaaaagggaaatgagagCCCCATCTcctgtcagaaaaataaatacaaaaagctGAATCACGGATTTAAGTCTCTTCCTAGAGCCATGCACAGGCCACAAACGTCCACAATTTCGCGTATTTGCAGACCTCCCATTAAGAATTCCAGCTccaagataatgctaagtgaaataagtcaagaagagaaagacaattatcacatgatctctctcatctatggaatataagaactaggaagatcggtaggagaagaaagggataaagaagggggggtaatcagaagggggaatgaagcatgagagacaatggactctgagaaacaaactgagggcttcagaggggaggggggtgggggaatgagatagactggtgatgggtagtaaggagggtacgtattgcatggtgcactgggtgttatacgtaactaatgaatcattgaactttacatcaaaaaccagggatgtactgtatggtgactaacataattaaaaaaaaaaaaaaaaaaaagaattccagctCCAAGTTCTAAGGGAGTGGGGCCTTCAGGGACCAGAGTGGAAGAGTTCTTAGAGGGTCTCAACTTAacaaaaggggaaactgagtccgGGGATTAGGGGGCACTTCAGCGTTGAGAAACTGAGGAGGAAATGGGTCTCACAGAAAACAGCAAAGCAGAATTATTTTCGGGAGGAAGGAGTAAAGGATGGTAAGAGAGACCAGTCTCCACCTACACGGAGCCGCAGGAGTCTGCTTTCTAAAAAGCAGAGGCAAGGATGGCTCCGTggattgagcatctgccttcagcttgggtcatggatggatccagggtgctgggatcgagccccacgtcaggcttccagctcggggggagcctgcttctccctctccaccggACTTGTGTTTTccctctcactatctctctctcggataaataaatcaaatcttaaaaaaaaaaaaaaaaaaaaagcagagccaACTAGCTCTTCTGCTTCAACCACTTCAGGGCACTCCAGGCGCCTCAGCCCCTTGGCCCGGCACTCAAAGCCTTCCGTGACCTGGTCCCGGCCCCCTCAGGCCGGTGCGCACACGAAACTGAAATCGTGTGTGTTTCTGGGTCACACCGTGCGTTCCCTCACCTCCGGACGCACGCACAGGCTGTGCCTAAGCCTGGGCCATGGCCCTGCCGGCCGCGCGCCCCTCCCACCGGCTCactcaccacctcctcctccatctcctgcTCGCCCTCGGCTCCGGCGCCGCTCCGAAGGAAGAGCCCCTTCTGCCTGTCCGCCATCTCGTAGGTGGACTCCATCTCAGGGTCGTCCCGCATGGTGTCCAGCCTGGGGTGGAACCACTCCCATTGCGTGGTGCGGTTCAGCGACTCCAGGATGGACAAGGGGTCCTCGGGCCGCTGGTTCAGGATCTTGGTCAGCAGGTTCACCAGGTGCTCATACCTGCCTCCCCGCgggagggagtgggaggtgggagacatCACTCGCTCAGCTCAGCGAGCTCACTGTtgtgtgcctggccctgtgcctGGCGCTGGGGACCccatagagaagagaaaatgtcccTGCCCTGGTGGAGCTGACATTCTGATGATGGAGACAGACAGGAACCAAACAGGTCCAAATGTGTCTTTCTATGAAGACAAAGCAGGGAATGGGGACTGGGAATGCCAGGGATAGGGGATGGCTTCCAATTTTAAATAGGGAGACCTTTAAATAGGAAGGTCACACTAAGGGGACATTTATGCTGAGATCCGAATGACGTGAGGCAGAACACAGGGATATCGGGGGTGTTTCAGTCAAAGGGAACGACTGCTGCATAGGCCCTGAGACATTTCATGAGTCGCACAGAATCTTAACAAAACTCAAGGAAACTAGGAGACAGGAACATTCCATGCCAATCTCGCTTAGAAATATAGACGCtgcaggggcgccggggtggctcagtcggttaagcacctgccttgggctcaggtcatgatcccggtgtcttgggttcgagccccatgtcaggctccctcctgagcagggagcctgcttctccctctccctctgctgctccccctgcttgtggtctctctctggctctccctcaaataaataaataaaaattaaaaaaaaaaatgcttaagtcCTTAgctaaatatttgcaaatggcacccAGGAAAGAACTGCTCTCAAAAAGATGACACGCCATGATTAAACTGGGCTAAGAACAGGACAGGGCTgatattagaaaaacagaaaaaatataaccCATCAtgttaatatgttttaaaaaatacagtaagttggggcaccagggtggctcagtcagttaagtgtccaactcatgatttcagctcaggtcatgatctcaagggtcatgggattgagtcctacatcagcagggagtctgcttgggattttctccctcAGCACTTCCgcccacttgtgcatgctctctaaaataaataaatgaatcttaaaaaaatatatatgtaagataACCTCAACCGGTGCAGATAAATTGTTTGATAACAATCAACAGCcatttatgacttaaaaaaaaaaaaacccagcaaactaggaatagaaggtaaTTTTTTATAATGCTATAATGGGGATCCACAAATAACCTACAGCTCACTCCAAACAtgatggtgaaagactgaatttttttccctaggaGACTAGGAACGAGGATGCCTGCTTTCATGCCTTGTATTTAACGCTGCACTGGAGGTCCCAGCCCATGCAATCTGACacgaaaaagaaaggaaaggtaaaAAGGATTGGAAAGGAAGCAGTGAAACTGCCATTGTTTGCAGGTGATGGGATTGGGAATGATGATGTGCAGAGGCCTTGAGCTGAGGGTGTGCCTGGCATGTTGGAGGAACACTGAAGAGGTCAGAGTGGCTGGGGTGGAAGAGGGGAGAGCGGTTGTGCcgggagaggaggcagagtgaTGACAGTATTGTAATGGCTTCTTTGCACCTGAGCCTGGGGCTATGCTGAGCACTTGGGAACAGTGCTGGATTCTCACCACAATCACACATCGGAGGAACCATCATGATCCCTACtctccagatgaggaaacagaggcttagaAGAGTTGAGGTCATGAGGTCACACAGTGGTtgcaaagccaggatttgaaaccaggtTGGTCTAATTTCAAAGCATGTATGTCTAACCCTCTGCTGGGTGGAAACCGGTTGGTGGCAGTCTGGGGTGTG
This genomic window from Ursus arctos isolate Adak ecotype North America unplaced genomic scaffold, UrsArc2.0 scaffold_19, whole genome shotgun sequence contains:
- the RSPH6A gene encoding radial spoke head protein 6 homolog A: MGDPPPDPKTPPHQPSSRRSSQASQRRSWELSQPQPTISEDGPEIPLDHPTNLQGWSPGAPLTPQENLMFQAEEGQLGGVEYPSLNMGFPSELQYQPYLEEGGIQATRNASLMLQQLQQGQGNLFQQLDSAYLDTQPGFLGQFNMYQGEDLQFHQGAPHGPYMRDDPALQYSPSELGFMPFSMEVPEPEPRELAVQNAKAYLLQTSVSCSLSLYEHLVNLLTKILNQRPEDPLSILESLNRTTQWEWFHPRLDTMRDDPEMESTYEMADRQKGLFLRSGAGAEGEQEMEEEVAETAVPNIMETAFYFEQAGVGLSSDESFRIFMALKQLVEQQPIHTCRFWGKILGLSRSYLVAEVEFREGEEEGEEEEMEEMMEGGEGLEAHGEEEGEEDEEKVTDIIPKPMWKAPPVIPKEESRSGTNKYLYFVCNEPGRPWTRLPHVTPVQIVQARKIKKYFTGYLDAPVISFPPFPGNEANYLRAQIARISAATHISPLGFYQFGEEEGDEEEEGGAGRDSYEENPDFEGIPVLELVDSMANWVHHTQHILPQGRCTWVNPLQKMEEEEELGEEEEKADEGMEEVEQEVGPPLLTPLSEDAEIMHMSPWTARLSCSLCPQYSVAVVRSNLWPGAYAYASGKKFENIYIGWGHKYSPENFNPPLPAPIQHEYPSSLDIMEISDPTVEEEQALKAAQEQALAAAEEEEEDEEEDEDEDLED